From one Luteipulveratus mongoliensis genomic stretch:
- a CDS encoding ABC transporter ATP-binding protein gives MSTADTETSDTVVHPRRGGPREALLEVTDLVKHYPVKEYNGLFPANKSVRAVDGVSFDVAPGETLGLVGESGCGKTTTGRLVTRLLEPTSGSIKFDGQEIGHAKERALRPLRRDMQLIFQDPYQSLNPRQTVNTIISTPLEIHNLVPKDKRKARVQELLELVGLNPEHINRYPNEFSGGQRQRIGIARALAVEPRLIVADEPVSALDVSIQAQVMNLLEKLRRELNLAFVFVAHDLGVVRHFCDRVAVMYLGKIMEVGDREDIYEAPQHPYTQALLSAAPDLNVVRGAEPKERIRLEGDVPSPINPPSGCRFRTRCWKAQEICSQEEPVLQIKTGAREGHSIACHFPEIKDDLTATLEDTPV, from the coding sequence ATGAGCACAGCAGACACCGAGACCTCGGACACGGTGGTCCATCCCCGACGTGGCGGCCCGCGCGAGGCACTGCTCGAGGTCACCGACCTGGTCAAGCACTACCCGGTCAAGGAGTACAACGGCCTCTTTCCGGCCAACAAGAGCGTTCGCGCTGTTGACGGCGTCTCGTTCGACGTCGCGCCTGGCGAGACACTCGGCTTGGTGGGGGAGTCCGGTTGCGGCAAGACGACAACTGGCCGCCTGGTCACCCGACTGCTCGAGCCGACGTCCGGCTCGATCAAGTTCGACGGCCAGGAGATCGGCCATGCCAAGGAGCGGGCGCTACGGCCCCTGCGCCGTGACATGCAGCTGATCTTCCAGGACCCGTACCAGTCGCTGAACCCGCGGCAGACGGTCAACACGATCATCAGCACGCCCCTGGAGATCCACAACTTGGTCCCCAAGGACAAGCGCAAGGCCAGGGTCCAGGAACTGCTTGAGCTGGTCGGCCTCAACCCGGAGCACATCAACCGGTACCCGAACGAGTTCTCGGGCGGCCAGCGGCAGCGCATCGGGATCGCGCGAGCGCTGGCCGTCGAGCCGCGGCTGATCGTCGCTGACGAGCCGGTCTCCGCGCTCGACGTCTCGATCCAGGCGCAGGTGATGAACCTGCTCGAGAAGCTGCGGCGTGAGCTGAACCTGGCGTTCGTGTTCGTGGCGCACGACCTCGGTGTCGTTCGGCACTTCTGTGACCGGGTCGCGGTGATGTACCTCGGCAAGATCATGGAGGTCGGTGACCGCGAGGACATCTACGAGGCCCCGCAGCACCCGTACACCCAGGCTCTGCTGTCCGCGGCCCCTGACCTCAACGTCGTGCGCGGCGCTGAGCCGAAGGAGCGCATCAGGCTGGAGGGCGATGTACCGAGCCCGATCAATCCGCCGAGTGGATGCCGCTTCCGCACCCGCTGCTGGAAGGCGCAGGAGATCTGCTCGCAGGAGGAGCCGGTCCTGCAGATCAAGACCGGGGCCCGCGAAGGCCACAGCATCGCCTGCCACTTCCCGGAGATCAAGGACGACCTGACCGCGACGTTGGAGGACACTCCCGTCTAG
- the alaS gene encoding alanine--tRNA ligase, producing METAEIRRRWLRYFESKGHSVVPSAPLIYDDPNLLFVNAGMVPFKPYFLGQQTPPWERATSVQKCVRTGDIDEVGKTSRHGTFFQMNGNFSFGDYFKRGAIEMAWELLTTPQPDGGYGLDADRLWPTVFKDDDEAYALWRDVIGIPEARITRRDENDNYWHMGVAGPGGPSSEIFVDRGPEYGVEGGPAVDEDRYMEIWNLVFMQYELSAVRSKADFDVAGELPARNVDTGMGLERIASLLQGVDNLYEIDEVFPVLDRAAEMTGKKYGAHSGPDAAHSHPDDIHLRVVADHVRSSLMLIGDGVTPGNEGRGYVLRRMLRRAVRAMRLLGYADKALPELLPISMDRMKASYPELETDFARISQIAYAEEEAFRRTLESGTTILDTAVTKAKQTQASTGDQGPARLSGAQAFQLHDTYGFPIDLTLEMASEHGVEVDEPGFRRLMQEQRDRAKADAKSKKSVHGTTEVWKDLRGLGATDFLAYEALTTEANVRGLVQDGAIVEELETGAVGQVVLDRTTFYAESGGQVADEGLIRTSGGLLKVVDVQRPVKGLVVHTVEVAEGSIRNGAAVQAEVDSEWRLSACQAHSGTHVIHAALREVLGPSALQSGSYNKPGYLRLDFAWNQGLSAETRSEIEEVANRALRHDLPVSAAYMTLPEARDLGALALFGETYDEQVRVVEIGGSWSRELCGGTHVQHSSQVGALTLTGEASVGSGVRRVEAFVGLEALRYLAKERALVAEISQLVKAQPAELTDRIGDLLTRVKDAEREVAGLRQQQVLAQAGALANKATDVFGVRYIGHDAGELGGDDVRSLVLDLRSRLGDGTPSVVAVAATAKGRPVVVIGTNALAREWGVRAGDLVKIAASTLGGGGGGKPDLAQGGGTDASKVTEALQRVEHTVGETVTAGR from the coding sequence ATGGAGACCGCTGAGATCCGCCGCCGCTGGCTGCGCTACTTCGAGAGCAAGGGCCACTCGGTCGTGCCGAGCGCCCCGCTGATCTATGACGACCCCAACCTGCTGTTCGTCAACGCCGGCATGGTGCCGTTCAAGCCCTACTTCCTCGGTCAGCAGACCCCGCCCTGGGAGCGCGCGACCAGTGTGCAGAAGTGTGTGCGGACCGGCGACATCGACGAGGTCGGCAAGACCTCCCGTCACGGCACGTTCTTCCAGATGAACGGCAACTTCTCCTTCGGCGACTACTTCAAGCGCGGCGCCATCGAGATGGCCTGGGAGCTGTTGACGACGCCTCAGCCAGACGGTGGATACGGACTGGACGCGGATCGCCTCTGGCCGACCGTCTTCAAGGACGACGACGAGGCGTACGCCTTGTGGCGCGACGTGATCGGCATCCCGGAGGCGCGGATCACCCGGCGCGACGAGAACGACAACTACTGGCACATGGGCGTAGCGGGTCCCGGTGGTCCGAGCTCGGAGATCTTTGTCGACCGCGGTCCCGAGTACGGCGTCGAGGGCGGGCCGGCGGTCGATGAGGACCGCTACATGGAGATCTGGAACCTCGTCTTCATGCAGTACGAGCTCTCCGCAGTGCGCAGCAAGGCGGACTTCGACGTGGCGGGCGAGCTGCCCGCGCGCAACGTCGACACGGGAATGGGCCTGGAGCGCATCGCCTCGCTGCTGCAAGGCGTCGACAACCTGTACGAGATCGATGAGGTCTTCCCGGTGCTGGACCGTGCCGCGGAGATGACGGGCAAGAAGTACGGCGCTCACTCCGGGCCGGACGCGGCGCACAGCCACCCGGACGACATCCACCTGCGGGTGGTGGCCGATCACGTGCGTTCGTCGCTGATGCTGATCGGTGACGGGGTCACGCCGGGCAACGAGGGGCGCGGCTACGTGCTGCGCCGGATGCTGCGGCGCGCGGTGCGGGCGATGCGTCTGCTCGGTTATGCGGACAAGGCGCTCCCGGAGCTGCTTCCGATCAGCATGGACCGGATGAAGGCGTCCTACCCCGAGCTGGAGACCGACTTCGCGCGGATCAGCCAGATCGCCTATGCCGAGGAGGAGGCGTTCCGTCGCACCCTGGAGTCCGGGACGACCATCCTCGACACCGCGGTGACCAAGGCCAAGCAGACGCAGGCGTCGACCGGTGACCAGGGGCCGGCGCGGCTGTCGGGTGCTCAGGCGTTCCAGCTGCACGACACCTACGGATTCCCGATCGACCTGACGCTGGAGATGGCGTCCGAGCACGGTGTCGAGGTCGATGAGCCGGGCTTCCGCCGGCTCATGCAGGAGCAGCGCGACCGGGCCAAGGCGGACGCCAAGTCCAAGAAGTCGGTTCACGGCACCACCGAGGTGTGGAAGGACCTGCGCGGCCTCGGCGCGACGGACTTCCTGGCCTACGAGGCGCTGACCACCGAGGCCAACGTGCGTGGCCTCGTCCAGGACGGCGCCATTGTCGAGGAGCTGGAGACCGGCGCGGTCGGCCAGGTCGTGCTCGACCGGACGACGTTCTACGCCGAGTCCGGCGGTCAGGTCGCGGACGAAGGTCTCATCAGGACCTCGGGCGGTCTGCTCAAGGTGGTCGACGTGCAGCGGCCGGTGAAGGGTCTGGTCGTGCACACCGTCGAGGTCGCCGAGGGCTCGATCCGCAACGGTGCTGCGGTGCAGGCCGAGGTCGACTCGGAGTGGCGGCTGTCCGCATGCCAGGCGCACTCAGGCACACACGTGATCCACGCGGCCCTGCGAGAGGTGCTCGGCCCGTCGGCGCTGCAGTCCGGCTCCTACAACAAGCCGGGCTACCTCCGCCTCGACTTCGCCTGGAACCAGGGGCTTTCCGCGGAGACGCGGAGCGAGATCGAGGAGGTCGCCAACCGCGCCTTGCGCCACGACCTGCCGGTCTCCGCGGCGTACATGACGCTGCCGGAGGCGCGTGACCTCGGCGCGCTGGCGTTGTTCGGCGAGACCTATGACGAGCAGGTCCGTGTGGTTGAGATCGGCGGTTCCTGGTCGCGCGAGCTCTGTGGTGGCACGCACGTCCAGCACTCGTCCCAGGTGGGTGCACTCACGCTGACCGGTGAGGCGTCGGTGGGTTCGGGCGTACGCCGCGTCGAGGCCTTCGTGGGTCTCGAGGCGTTGCGCTACCTCGCCAAGGAACGTGCTCTCGTCGCCGAGATCAGCCAGCTGGTGAAGGCACAGCCCGCTGAGCTGACGGATCGGATCGGTGACCTGCTGACGCGGGTCAAGGACGCCGAGCGTGAGGTGGCCGGCTTGCGTCAGCAGCAGGTCCTCGCTCAGGCCGGTGCGTTGGCGAACAAGGCGACCGATGTGTTCGGCGTGCGCTACATCGGGCATGACGCCGGCGAGCTGGGCGGTGACGACGTACGCAGCCTGGTGCTCGACCTGCGGTCACGGCTGGGCGACGGTACGCCCTCCGTCGTGGCTGTCGCGGCGACGGCCAAGGGCCGTCCGGTGGTGGTCATCGGTACGAATGCGCTGGCCCGCGAGTGGGGCGTACGGGCCGGCGACCTGGTGAAGATCGCGGCCTCGACGCTCGGCGGCGGTGGTGGCGGCAAGCCCGATCTCGCACAGGGTGGTGGCACGGATGCGTCGAAGGTGACCGAGGCGCTGCAGCGCGTCGAGCACACCGTCGGCGAGACCGTGACCGCGGGTCGCTGA
- the ruvX gene encoding Holliday junction resolvase RuvX, whose protein sequence is MRHGVRLGVDVGSVRVGLAACDAEGVLATPVATVPRRPSDRSDVVAIAQEAREREAIEIVVGLPRSLSGDEGAAAQAAREWAKALQAELSGVPIRLVDERLTTVDAHRALRESGVSGRDQRSRVDQQAAVLILQVALDSERRSGQPSGELLGGRKPRARRARAAEGQG, encoded by the coding sequence GTGCGTCACGGTGTCCGGCTCGGGGTCGACGTGGGCAGTGTCCGCGTCGGCCTCGCGGCCTGTGACGCCGAGGGTGTGCTGGCCACTCCGGTGGCCACCGTGCCGCGTCGGCCCTCCGACCGTTCCGACGTCGTGGCGATCGCGCAGGAAGCGCGTGAGCGCGAGGCGATCGAGATCGTGGTCGGCCTGCCCCGATCCCTGTCCGGCGACGAGGGCGCGGCGGCGCAGGCCGCTCGGGAGTGGGCGAAGGCTCTGCAGGCGGAGCTGTCCGGCGTCCCGATCCGCCTCGTCGACGAACGACTGACCACGGTCGATGCCCACCGGGCACTGCGCGAGAGCGGCGTCTCCGGGCGCGATCAGCGTTCGCGCGTGGATCAGCAGGCGGCCGTGCTGATCTTGCAGGTTGCGCTTGACTCGGAGCGCCGATCAGGACAGCCTTCCGGAGAGCTCCTGGGGGGACGAAAGCCACGGGCGCGCCGGGCCCGTGCAGCGGAAGGTCAAGGATGA
- the mltG gene encoding endolytic transglycosylase MltG produces the protein MNEPHLSDSIFGGGSDPSDPSAARPKGESAPSHDPVRLPEAPPASRKAAREREAAREREQTGSRRAARAERTRAPRTYDEVKPRRRKPWLPLLMAFVLVFGGGAVAYKTLGLHMPSLGGGSEGGGDFAGEGSGVAKIVVRRGDTGSDIGATLEQAGVVKSGRTFARAFAAEHDAAGLQPGTYTLRKQMSSASALSLMLDPKSHVGDGVTVPEGLWAQEVYARLSKGTGVPLADYAKVDPKQLGLPAAAGGQVEGYLFPSTYEFPDKATATDQLRTMVTEFKRRTASLNIPAGQEQRVMTIASVVQAESKLGEDGPKVARVIENRLRPNPATNGRLQMDSTVHYMLRKRGTVTTTDKQRQSTSPYNTYVHPGLPPAPVDSPGLEAIQAALQPTPGNWLYFVTVNLSTGETRFAATLPEHNKNVAVFQAWCKANPGKC, from the coding sequence ATGAACGAGCCCCACCTGAGCGACTCGATCTTCGGAGGCGGCTCGGACCCTTCGGATCCGAGTGCGGCGCGCCCGAAGGGTGAGAGTGCGCCCTCCCATGACCCGGTTCGTCTGCCTGAGGCCCCACCCGCATCACGGAAGGCTGCGCGCGAGCGCGAGGCCGCACGGGAGCGTGAGCAGACGGGCAGCCGCCGGGCCGCCCGTGCTGAGCGGACGCGCGCGCCCCGGACGTACGACGAGGTCAAGCCGCGCCGCCGCAAGCCATGGCTACCGCTTCTGATGGCGTTCGTCCTGGTCTTCGGTGGTGGCGCCGTGGCCTACAAGACCCTCGGACTGCACATGCCGTCGTTGGGCGGCGGCAGCGAGGGCGGCGGCGACTTCGCCGGCGAGGGCAGTGGTGTGGCCAAGATCGTGGTCCGTCGCGGAGACACGGGCAGCGATATCGGAGCGACCTTGGAGCAGGCCGGTGTGGTCAAGTCCGGTCGGACCTTCGCGCGTGCGTTTGCCGCTGAGCACGACGCAGCAGGGCTGCAGCCGGGGACTTACACACTGCGCAAGCAGATGAGCTCCGCGTCGGCGCTGTCGCTCATGCTCGATCCGAAGAGTCACGTCGGAGACGGCGTGACCGTTCCCGAGGGATTGTGGGCGCAGGAGGTCTACGCCCGGCTGAGCAAGGGCACGGGCGTGCCACTGGCCGATTACGCCAAGGTCGACCCCAAACAGCTCGGGCTCCCAGCCGCTGCGGGCGGGCAGGTCGAGGGCTACCTGTTCCCATCGACGTACGAGTTCCCGGACAAGGCGACTGCGACCGACCAGCTGCGGACGATGGTGACCGAGTTCAAGCGCCGTACTGCATCGCTCAACATCCCGGCCGGTCAGGAGCAGCGCGTGATGACGATCGCGAGCGTGGTGCAGGCAGAGTCGAAGCTCGGGGAGGACGGCCCCAAGGTGGCGCGGGTGATCGAGAACCGACTGCGGCCCAACCCGGCCACCAACGGTCGCCTGCAGATGGACTCGACGGTCCACTACATGCTGCGCAAACGCGGCACTGTGACCACGACCGACAAGCAGCGGCAGAGCACGAGCCCGTACAACACGTACGTACATCCGGGCCTGCCGCCGGCACCGGTCGACAGCCCAGGGCTCGAGGCGATCCAGGCTGCGTTGCAGCCGACGCCCGGCAACTGGCTCTACTTCGTCACAGTCAACCTGAGCACGGGCGAGACCCGGTTTGCGGCAACCCTGCCGGAGCACAACAAGAATGTCGCTGTGTTCCAGGCCTGGTGCAAGGCCAACCCGGGCAAGTGCTGA
- a CDS encoding shikimate dehydrogenase: MLSHCRAAVLGSPIDHSLSPLLHRAAYASCGLAPEWTYDAYEVRRGGLADFVEGLGPQWRGLSVTMPLKEEVLNAAADSSSLALQVGAANTLVRQGDGSWRGENTDVEGIRAALQDAGVGRERPPVTAAVIGSGATARSVLAALAALGVQQVTFVVRDQARESTLAQARDHGLKSDVVHEADNPAGWVGADVLVSTTPAGAADRVAQTLVDAQPAPEGQIALDVVYADWPTTFASSCEARGVRVVGGIEMLIHQAAAQFTLMTGRPAPLEEMQRVGRAAVSG, encoded by the coding sequence GTGCTGAGCCACTGTCGGGCAGCCGTTCTGGGGTCACCGATCGATCACTCCCTGTCGCCGCTGCTGCACCGGGCGGCGTACGCCAGCTGTGGTCTGGCCCCCGAGTGGACGTACGACGCCTACGAGGTCAGGCGCGGTGGGCTGGCCGACTTCGTGGAGGGTTTGGGCCCGCAGTGGCGCGGACTGTCGGTGACTATGCCGCTGAAGGAAGAGGTGCTCAACGCAGCCGCCGACTCTTCGAGCCTCGCCCTGCAGGTCGGCGCTGCCAACACCTTGGTACGCCAGGGCGACGGCTCCTGGCGTGGTGAGAACACCGACGTCGAGGGCATCCGAGCGGCGCTCCAGGATGCGGGGGTCGGGCGCGAGCGGCCTCCCGTGACCGCCGCGGTGATCGGCTCCGGCGCCACCGCTCGCTCGGTCCTCGCAGCGCTCGCCGCGCTGGGGGTACAGCAGGTGACGTTCGTGGTCCGTGACCAGGCCCGGGAGAGCACGCTCGCGCAAGCCCGCGATCACGGGTTGAAGTCGGACGTCGTGCACGAAGCCGACAACCCGGCGGGCTGGGTCGGCGCCGACGTGCTCGTCAGTACGACGCCGGCTGGGGCTGCCGACCGAGTGGCCCAGACGTTGGTGGACGCGCAGCCCGCACCCGAGGGCCAGATCGCCCTGGATGTGGTCTACGCGGACTGGCCGACGACCTTCGCCAGCTCCTGCGAGGCCCGGGGTGTCCGGGTGGTCGGAGGTATCGAGATGCTGATCCATCAGGCTGCCGCTCAGTTCACCTTGATGACTGGTCGACCCGCTCCCCTGGAGGAGATGCAGCGCGTGGGCCGGGCGGCCGTCTCAGGCTGA
- the aroC gene encoding chorismate synthase — translation MLRWLTAGESHGPALVAVLEGLPAGVELGTADIQDALARRRLGYGRGARMSFEKDQVSLLGGFRHGRSLGSPVAIQVANTEWPKWQAVMSPDAVDQGALDAANDVGAEKELARNRPLTRPRPGHADLVGMQKYGFDEARPILERASARETAARVALGEVAARFLEQAYGIRLVSHTVAIGEAGVADDAALPGPDDVDRLDADPVRTLDVDGSAAMVAAVDAAKKDGDTLGGVVEVLAYGLPPGLGSHVHWDRRLDSRLAGALMSVQAIKGVEVGDGFRTAARPGSAAHDEIVRSDGIIRRETNRAGGTEGGMSTGEPLRVRAAMKPISTVPRALRTIDVASGEDATAIHQRSDVCAVPAAGVVAEAMVALVLAEACTEKFGGDSVAETRRNYESYLAAIPEGMRSW, via the coding sequence ATGCTGCGTTGGTTGACCGCTGGTGAGTCGCACGGACCGGCCCTGGTGGCGGTGCTGGAGGGCCTCCCGGCCGGAGTCGAGCTCGGCACCGCCGACATCCAGGACGCGCTGGCTCGTCGACGGCTGGGCTACGGTCGCGGAGCGCGGATGTCGTTCGAGAAGGACCAGGTGTCCCTGCTCGGTGGATTCCGGCACGGACGTTCCCTGGGTTCGCCGGTTGCAATCCAGGTCGCCAACACCGAGTGGCCCAAGTGGCAGGCCGTGATGAGTCCGGACGCCGTGGACCAGGGTGCCCTTGATGCAGCGAACGACGTGGGCGCCGAGAAGGAACTGGCGCGCAACCGCCCGCTCACCCGACCGCGGCCCGGTCACGCTGACCTCGTCGGGATGCAGAAGTACGGGTTCGACGAGGCCAGGCCGATCCTCGAGCGTGCGTCCGCGCGTGAGACGGCAGCCCGCGTCGCGCTGGGTGAAGTGGCTGCACGATTCCTGGAGCAGGCGTACGGCATCCGCCTGGTCTCCCACACCGTGGCGATCGGCGAGGCAGGCGTTGCTGACGACGCGGCACTCCCTGGGCCGGACGACGTGGATCGGCTCGACGCCGATCCGGTCCGGACGCTCGACGTCGATGGGTCGGCCGCGATGGTCGCCGCCGTGGATGCGGCCAAGAAAGACGGCGACACGCTGGGCGGGGTCGTCGAGGTGCTCGCCTACGGACTGCCACCCGGTCTGGGCTCACACGTGCACTGGGACCGCCGTCTGGACTCACGTCTGGCCGGCGCCCTCATGAGCGTGCAGGCGATCAAGGGTGTCGAGGTGGGTGACGGGTTCCGGACGGCTGCGCGTCCCGGCTCGGCGGCGCACGACGAGATCGTGCGGTCCGACGGGATCATCCGCCGTGAGACCAATCGCGCCGGCGGCACCGAGGGCGGCATGTCGACGGGTGAGCCGCTGCGGGTGCGCGCGGCGATGAAGCCCATCAGCACCGTGCCCCGGGCATTGCGCACCATCGACGTCGCGTCCGGCGAGGACGCGACGGCCATCCACCAGCGCTCCGACGTGTGTGCGGTGCCGGCCGCGGGTGTCGTCGCCGAGGCGATGGTCGCGCTGGTTCTTGCCGAGGCGTGCACGGAGAAGTTCGGCGGTGACTCGGTGGCCGAGACCCGTCGCAACTATGAGAGCTACCTCGCAGCGATCCCGGAAGGGATGCGGTCGTGGTGA
- a CDS encoding shikimate kinase has protein sequence MSRPQVVLIGPPGSGKTTTGRAVAERLGVEFLDTDEMVEESAGRSISEIFVEDGEPAFRALEADAVITALSTHSGVLALGGGAPMQAAVAQALGGHTVVFLDVTITDAARRIGFDGTRPLLAVNPRATWTRLMTQRRPTYEQLATVSVDTAGRSADEVADDIVARRSSEDA, from the coding sequence GTGAGCCGGCCGCAGGTCGTACTCATCGGGCCGCCCGGATCGGGCAAGACCACCACCGGCCGCGCAGTGGCCGAACGCCTCGGTGTCGAGTTCCTCGACACCGACGAGATGGTCGAGGAATCCGCAGGTCGATCCATCTCGGAGATCTTCGTCGAGGACGGCGAGCCGGCTTTCCGGGCGTTGGAGGCGGACGCCGTCATCACCGCGCTCTCGACCCACAGCGGCGTCCTCGCGCTGGGTGGTGGCGCACCGATGCAGGCCGCCGTTGCGCAAGCCCTTGGGGGGCACACGGTGGTGTTCCTCGACGTCACGATCACCGACGCTGCGCGTCGTATCGGTTTCGACGGCACGCGTCCGCTGCTTGCGGTCAACCCACGTGCCACCTGGACCCGACTGATGACCCAGCGGCGACCGACGTACGAGCAGCTGGCCACCGTCTCGGTGGACACGGCCGGCAGATCTGCGGATGAGGTCGCCGACGACATCGTGGCCCGTCGATCGAGCGAGGACGCGTGA
- the aroB gene encoding 3-dehydroquinate synthase: MTQTHTISVGGAYDVVIGDGVWDRLVELIGDQAQRVLLVHPPTLPTYAESVRETLTAAGYDVVVAPVPDAERAKTAEVAAGLWQVLGQHGFTRTDAVVGLGGGATTDLAGFVAASWLRGVPVVQVPTTLLGMVDAAVGGKTGINTAEGKNLVGAFHPPVGVLADLSTLRTLPHADLVAGMAEVVKCGFIADPRILELIEADPTAALDVDGPVLRELVERAVQVKADVVSQDLRESSLREILNYGHTFGHAIEQVEQYSWRHGEAVAVGMVYVAELAHAAGLLPADDVVRHRRVLTSLGLPTSYAGGRWEDLLAAMRRDKKTRGSLLRFVALEGVGRPTRLEGPADALLQGAYAAISEHVS, encoded by the coding sequence GTGACGCAGACACACACGATTTCCGTGGGTGGGGCGTACGACGTCGTCATCGGCGACGGGGTGTGGGACCGGCTGGTCGAGCTGATCGGTGACCAGGCGCAACGGGTTCTGCTCGTGCACCCTCCGACGCTGCCGACGTACGCCGAGTCGGTGCGCGAGACTCTGACGGCTGCGGGGTACGACGTGGTGGTCGCCCCGGTGCCCGACGCGGAACGGGCCAAGACAGCTGAGGTCGCCGCGGGCCTGTGGCAGGTCCTTGGGCAGCACGGCTTCACGCGCACGGATGCGGTGGTCGGTCTCGGCGGGGGAGCGACGACCGATCTTGCCGGCTTCGTCGCGGCGTCCTGGCTGCGCGGAGTTCCGGTGGTGCAGGTGCCGACCACGCTGCTCGGCATGGTCGACGCGGCGGTGGGCGGCAAGACCGGCATCAACACCGCGGAGGGCAAGAACCTTGTAGGGGCTTTCCACCCGCCCGTCGGGGTGCTGGCTGACCTCAGCACGTTGCGCACGCTGCCTCACGCCGACCTGGTGGCCGGGATGGCTGAGGTCGTGAAGTGCGGCTTCATCGCCGATCCCAGGATCCTGGAGCTCATCGAGGCCGACCCGACGGCAGCACTCGACGTCGATGGGCCGGTGCTGCGTGAGCTCGTCGAGCGGGCCGTCCAGGTGAAGGCGGACGTCGTGTCCCAGGACCTGCGCGAGTCGTCGCTGCGCGAGATCCTCAACTACGGCCACACGTTCGGGCACGCGATCGAGCAGGTCGAGCAGTATTCATGGCGCCATGGTGAGGCAGTCGCGGTCGGCATGGTCTATGTCGCCGAGCTCGCGCACGCAGCCGGGCTGCTGCCGGCCGACGACGTGGTGAGGCACCGCAGGGTGCTGACCTCGCTCGGCCTGCCGACGTCGTACGCCGGTGGTCGGTGGGAGGATCTGCTCGCCGCGATGCGGCGGGACAAGAAGACGCGAGGATCGCTGCTGCGCTTCGTCGCCCTCGAAGGTGTGGGGCGGCCCACCCGTCTCGAAGGGCCTGCGGACGCGCTCCTGCAGGGTGCCTACGCTGCGATCAGCGAGCATGTGTCCTGA
- a CDS encoding FMN-binding glutamate synthase family protein: protein MSKWTRALSAAPLLATAGLAAWDMSQKKHALLRNFPVIGHGRYLLETIGPELRQYIISTNDQERPFSRDQRSWIYASCKGENNYFGFGTDDDVEDNIGYPVIKHRTFTDSPPPSGTHSAEDVVLPSAKVLGGPRGRRLAFRPQSLINVSAMSFGSLSGAAIEAINKGVLLAGALHNTGEGALSPHHRQGGDLIFQIGTGYFGCRDREGRFDLERLKDVVAGAPVRAIEVKLSQGAKPGLGGVLPAAKLTQEIADIRGVEMGHDIVSPSRHGEFKDVDSMLDWVEKIADATGLPVGVKSAVGDLVFWEQLTQQMAKGDRGVDFVTVDGGEGGTGAAPLVFSDAVALPFFVGFTRVYSVFAEAGLTDSVTFIGSGKLGLPKAATVALALGVDMVNVAREAMLSIGCIQSQKCHTDKCPTGVATQNPWLVRGLDPASKSVRLAAYLRTVRRDLLKISEAVGVLHPGLIDPDDIELLEGTRHGVPLRGVYGYAPTWGVLGKDIAADITELMTREAPTGGSAAPSRSAAH, encoded by the coding sequence ATGTCGAAGTGGACCCGTGCCCTGTCCGCAGCTCCGCTACTCGCGACGGCTGGTCTGGCTGCCTGGGACATGTCGCAGAAGAAGCACGCCCTGCTGCGCAACTTCCCCGTCATCGGCCACGGCCGCTACCTGCTGGAGACGATCGGCCCGGAGCTGCGTCAGTACATCATCTCGACCAACGACCAGGAGCGGCCCTTCAGCCGTGACCAGCGGTCCTGGATCTATGCGTCCTGCAAGGGCGAGAACAACTACTTCGGATTCGGCACGGACGACGATGTCGAGGACAACATCGGCTACCCGGTCATCAAGCACCGCACCTTCACCGACTCCCCGCCGCCGAGCGGGACGCACAGTGCCGAAGACGTCGTCCTCCCGAGCGCGAAGGTGCTCGGCGGGCCGCGTGGTCGGCGGCTGGCGTTCCGGCCGCAGTCGCTGATCAACGTGTCCGCGATGAGCTTCGGGTCGTTGTCCGGGGCCGCCATCGAGGCGATCAACAAGGGTGTGCTGCTCGCTGGAGCCCTGCACAACACGGGCGAGGGTGCCCTCTCGCCGCACCACCGTCAGGGCGGCGACCTGATCTTCCAGATCGGCACGGGCTACTTCGGCTGCCGTGACCGCGAGGGGCGGTTCGACCTCGAGCGGCTCAAGGACGTTGTGGCCGGTGCACCCGTGCGAGCCATCGAGGTCAAGCTCAGCCAAGGTGCCAAGCCCGGGTTGGGTGGCGTCCTTCCGGCCGCCAAGCTCACCCAGGAGATCGCCGACATCCGCGGCGTCGAGATGGGGCACGACATCGTCAGCCCGTCGCGGCACGGCGAGTTCAAGGACGTCGACTCCATGCTCGACTGGGTCGAGAAGATCGCCGACGCGACCGGGCTGCCGGTCGGAGTGAAGTCGGCCGTCGGTGACCTGGTCTTCTGGGAGCAGCTGACGCAGCAGATGGCCAAGGGCGACCGCGGCGTCGACTTCGTCACCGTGGACGGCGGCGAGGGCGGTACGGGTGCCGCACCCCTGGTGTTCAGCGATGCCGTGGCGCTGCCGTTCTTCGTGGGCTTCACCCGGGTCTACTCGGTCTTTGCCGAGGCCGGGCTGACCGACAGCGTGACGTTCATCGGCTCGGGCAAGCTGGGCCTGCCCAAGGCCGCGACCGTCGCTCTCGCTCTCGGTGTCGACATGGTCAACGTCGCACGGGAAGCCATGCTGTCCATCGGTTGCATCCAGTCCCAGAAGTGCCACACCGACAAGTGCCCGACCGGCGTCGCGACGCAGAACCCCTGGCTGGTGCGCGGGCTCGACCCGGCCTCGAAGTCGGTCCGGCTCGCGGCCTACCTGCGGACGGTGCGCCGCGACCTGCTGAAGATCTCGGAGGCTGTCGGCGTCCTGCACCCTGGTCTGATCGACCCGGACGACATCGAGCTGCTCGAGGGCACCCGTCACGGGGTGCCGCTGCGCGGCGTCTACGGCTACGCGCCGACGTGGGGCGTGCTCGGTAAGGACATCGCCGCGGACATCACCGAGCTGATGACCCGCGAGGCACCGACCGGAGGATCAGCTGCCCCATCACGCAGCGCTGCACATTGA